In the Nothobranchius furzeri strain GRZ-AD chromosome 15, NfurGRZ-RIMD1, whole genome shotgun sequence genome, one interval contains:
- the frmd4bb gene encoding FERM domain-containing protein 4B isoform X3 gives MTEGRLFQVQLLDDRKLELLVQPKLLSYELLDLVSSHFNLKEKEFFGLAFFDDNGQCKWLQMDRRVLEHDFSKKPGVVSLNFLVRFYVENIAQLKDIITVELFYLNAKSAVYNGVIEVEAENVFRLAANALQEAKGDYTSDENTRADLKKLPTLPTRVLKEHPSLAYCEDRVIEYYKQLKGTSRGQVVVQYLTLVESLPTYGVHYYEVKDKQGIPWWLGISYKGIGQYDLQDKLKPRKLYQWKQLENLYFREKKFAVEVNDPHRRAVTKRTFGQTGLLIHTWYASHSLIKTIWAMAISQHQFYLDRKQSKGKPAQARSLEEVAMELTEHGGAKMSRPGDVGLKKNFITASNGSLVSTGSADSEMSEEQKREKLSDLRKKEQQIQEILAKKTKELKKICLREAELTGKLPKEYPLSSGERPPLVRRRVGTAFKLDDLFPYNEDPFLRNLESRFALQQKIVEAAKKLANESELCKTVKKKRRRNCLDAMHKLQQIEDEMNQYRIKKAKKPTQRASVIIADELVRSDCSSLSSLPLDDDDSDSAGQRPRSRSVQDSPQLSPMRTLGAEYDVERHGSPLGNQHKDHSRLAYDGLEASHTHQNTREPSSTHSSPYKTLPRPPRDPRSTPPTPALTRNAYSSSQLRLEGSPRCFRARSGSLESQPHLRKDTDSEKPVFVLSPSHRSNSTEVLEDGSSYTSQSSLEYCGAANSHYSTLDSRTSTVHRLHRKVDVFSNTGSMPNLVQHHSGSNYSCETSSHYAPSAYYVTGYPCPDMEPYANGAYVYENDVEGHYNVNPTYQMNGYHEHDRFRHYSSDGADSFSQNPYATVRPPRTREGPRNKLLAKNMQKAMVAEHLRGWYHRNKGQREGGRGLMAGYDFDSGSQLSLGYQTMPAAFSHSSRTASFSSVSSAESTGNWRSQLAVGLAEFDTADGPQYLHPGAQASPYNRSPAHIRFQLDRSFMSIR, from the exons CGGTCAGTGTAAGTGGTTGCAGATGGACCGCAGAGTTCTTGAACACGACTTTTCGAAGAAGCCTGGAGTCGTTTCCCTGAACTTCTTGGTCAG GTTTTATGTAGAAAACATAGCTCAGCTAAAGGACATCATCACAGTGGAGTTATTCTACTTGAATGCAAAATCAGCCGTCTACAAC GGGGTGATTGAAGTAGAAGCCGAGAACGTCTTCAGATTAGCTGCAAACGCTTTGCAG GAGGCAAAAGGAGACTACACAAG TGATGAAAACACTCGAGCAGATTTGAAGAAGCTTCCAACTCTTCCCACCAGAGTACTCAAGGAGCACCCGTCTCTTGCATACTG CGAGGATCGAGTAATCGAGTATTACAAACAGCTAAAGGGTACCTCCAGAGGACAGGTGGTTGTGCA GTATCTGACCTTAGTGGAGTCCCTTCCAACATATGGCGTCCATTATTACGAGGTTAAG GATAAACAAGGAATCCCGTGGTGGCTCGGGATCAGCTACAAGGGCATCGGCCAGTACGACCTGCAGGACAAGTTAAAACCTCGAAAG CTGTACCAGTGGAAGCAGCTGGAAAACTTGTACTTCCGTGAGAAAAAGTTTGCTGTGGAAGTTAATGATCCACACAG GAGAGCCGTAACCAAGCGAACGTTTGGGCAGACAGGCCTTCTCATCCACACCTGGTATGCCAGCCACTCACTGATCAAGACCATTTGGGCTATGGCCATCAGCCAGCACCAGTTCTACTTGGACAGAAAGCAGAGCAAA GGAAAACCAGCACAAGCTAGAAGCTTGGAGGAGGTTGCGATGGAGCTCACAGAGCACGGAGGAGCCAAAATGAGCCGGCCGGGAGATGTCGGTCTGAAGAAGAACTTCATAACGGCCAGCAACGGGAGCCTGGTGTCCACGG GTTCTGCGGACTCTGAAATGAGCGAGGAGCAGAAGAGAGAAAAGCTCTCTGATCTCAGGAAGAAGGAACAGCAGATCCAGGAGATCTTGGCCAAGAAAACAAAAGAGCTGAAGAAGATTTGCCTCCGGGAGGCG GAGCTAACTGGCAAGCTGCCCAAGGAGTATCCCCTCTCATCGGGCGAGAGACCACCGCTGGTCAGACGGCGCGTTGGCACCGCTTTCAAGCTGGACGACCTTTTTCCCTACAACGAG gaccccttcctgaggaacctggAGAGCAGGTTTGCTCTTCAACAGAAGATCGTTGAAGCGGCTAAAAAGCTCGCAAATGAGTCAGAACTGTGCAAAACggtgaagaagaagaggaggagaaactgtCTGGACGCCATGCACAAACTCCAGCAGATAGAGGATGAGATGAACCAGTACAGGATAAAAAAGGCGAAAAAGCCCACGCAGCGCGCCTCAGTGATCATCGCAG aTGAACTTGTCCGGTCAGACTGTAGTTCTCTGTCTAGTCTCCCTTTAGACGACG ATGACTCCGACAGCGCAGGTCAAAGGCCGCGGTCACGGTCGGTCCAGGACTCCCCTCAGCTCAGTCCCATGCGAACTCTAGGAGCAGAATATGATGTGGAAAGACACGGTTCTCCATTGGGAAATCAGCACAAGGACCACAGCAG ATTAGCTTATGATGGGCTGGAGGCTagccatacccaccagaacacaaGAGAACCTTCCTCCACCCACAGCAGTCCCTACAAAACCCTTCCTAGACCTCCTAGAGATCCACGCAGCACGCCTCCCACCCCGGCCCTGACCCGCAATGCCTACAGCAGCAGCCAGCTCAG GTTGGAGGGGTCTCCTCGGTGCTTCAGGGCTCGTAGTGGAAGTCTGGAGTCTCAGCCCCATCTGAGGAAAGACACAGACTCTGAGAAGCCTGTTTTTGTCTTGTCACCATCCCATCGCAGTAACAGCACAGAGGTGTTGGAAGACGGCTCCTCCTACACCAGTCAGTCCAGTCTGGAATACTGCGGGGCCGCCAACTCCCACTACAGTACACTCGACTCTCGTACCTCAACCGTGCATCGTCTGCACAGGAAAGTGGACGTGTTCAGTAACACCGGAAGCATGCCCAACTTGGTCCAGCACCACTCGGGAAGTAACTACTCGTGCGAAACCTCATCACATTATGCACCCAGTGCCTACTATGTCACCGGTTACCCGTGCCCAGACATGGAGCCTTATGCGAACGGTGCCTACGTATATGAGAATGACGTTGAAGGCCACTACAATGTCAACCCCACCTACCAAATGAATGGCTATCACGAGCATGACAGATTCAGGCATTACAGCAGTGATGGAGCAGATAGCTTCTCTCAGAATCCCTATGCAACGGTGAGGCCACCACGGACAAGGGAGGGGCCAAGAAACAAGCTCCTAGCCAAAAACATGCAGAAGGCCATGGTGGCAGAGCATCTGAGAGGCTGGTACCACCGAAACAAAGGCCAGAGAGAGGGGGGTAGGGGACTGATGGCCGGATATGACTTCGACAGCGGCTCTCAGCTCAGCCTGGGCTACCAGACCATGCCGGCAGCCTTCAGCCACTCGAGTAGAACAGCGTCTTTTTCCTCAG TGTCATCGGCAGAAAGTACAGGCAACTGGCGCAGTCAGCTGGCCGTTGGTCTGGCAGAGTTCGATACGGCCGATGGACCTCAGTACCTTCACCCCGGAGCTCAAGCATCTCCATACAACCGCAGTCCCGCACACATCAG GTTTCAGCTTGACAGGAGCTTCATGAGCATCCGCTGA
- the frmd4bb gene encoding FERM domain-containing protein 4B isoform X1, whose protein sequence is MTEGRLFQVQLLDDRKLELLVQPKLLSYELLDLVSSHFNLKEKEFFGLAFFDDNGQCKWLQMDRRVLEHDFSKKPGVVSLNFLVRFYVENIAQLKDIITVELFYLNAKSAVYNGVIEVEAENVFRLAANALQEAKGDYTSDENTRADLKKLPTLPTRVLKEHPSLAYCEDRVIEYYKQLKGTSRGQVVVQYLTLVESLPTYGVHYYEVKDKQGIPWWLGISYKGIGQYDLQDKLKPRKLYQWKQLENLYFREKKFAVEVNDPHRRAVTKRTFGQTGLLIHTWYASHSLIKTIWAMAISQHQFYLDRKQSKGKPAQARSLEEVAMELTEHGGAKMSRPGDVGLKKNFITASNGSLVSTGSADSEMSEEQKREKLSDLRKKEQQIQEILAKKTKELKKICLREAELTGKLPKEYPLSSGERPPLVRRRVGTAFKLDDLFPYNEDPFLRNLESRFALQQKIVEAAKKLANESELCKTVKKKRRRNCLDAMHKLQQIEDEMNQYRIKKAKKPTQRASVIIADELVRSDCSSLSSLPLDDDDSDSAGQRPRSRSVQDSPQLSPMRTLGAEYDVERHGSPLGNQHKDHSRLAYDGLEASHTHQNTREPSSTHSSPYKTLPRPPRDPRSTPPTPALTRNAYSSSQLRLEGSPRCFRARSGSLESQPHLRKDTDSEKPVFVLSPSHRSNSTEVLEDGSSYTSQSSLEYCGAANSHYSTLDSRTSTVHRLHRKVDVFSNTGSMPNLVQHHSGSNYSCETSSHYAPSAYYVTGYPCPDMEPYANGAYVYENDVEGHYNVNPTYQMNGYHEHDRFRHYSSDGADSFSQNPYATVRPPRTREGPRNKLLAKNMQKAMVAEHLRGWYHRNKGQREGGRGLMAGYDFDSGSQLSLGYQTMPAAFSHSSRTASFSSVSSAESTGNWRSQLAVGLAEFDTADGPQYLHPGAQASPYNRSPAHIRVSSENKESETLPRKPESVDVVNAEATSADQPSDSDT, encoded by the exons CGGTCAGTGTAAGTGGTTGCAGATGGACCGCAGAGTTCTTGAACACGACTTTTCGAAGAAGCCTGGAGTCGTTTCCCTGAACTTCTTGGTCAG GTTTTATGTAGAAAACATAGCTCAGCTAAAGGACATCATCACAGTGGAGTTATTCTACTTGAATGCAAAATCAGCCGTCTACAAC GGGGTGATTGAAGTAGAAGCCGAGAACGTCTTCAGATTAGCTGCAAACGCTTTGCAG GAGGCAAAAGGAGACTACACAAG TGATGAAAACACTCGAGCAGATTTGAAGAAGCTTCCAACTCTTCCCACCAGAGTACTCAAGGAGCACCCGTCTCTTGCATACTG CGAGGATCGAGTAATCGAGTATTACAAACAGCTAAAGGGTACCTCCAGAGGACAGGTGGTTGTGCA GTATCTGACCTTAGTGGAGTCCCTTCCAACATATGGCGTCCATTATTACGAGGTTAAG GATAAACAAGGAATCCCGTGGTGGCTCGGGATCAGCTACAAGGGCATCGGCCAGTACGACCTGCAGGACAAGTTAAAACCTCGAAAG CTGTACCAGTGGAAGCAGCTGGAAAACTTGTACTTCCGTGAGAAAAAGTTTGCTGTGGAAGTTAATGATCCACACAG GAGAGCCGTAACCAAGCGAACGTTTGGGCAGACAGGCCTTCTCATCCACACCTGGTATGCCAGCCACTCACTGATCAAGACCATTTGGGCTATGGCCATCAGCCAGCACCAGTTCTACTTGGACAGAAAGCAGAGCAAA GGAAAACCAGCACAAGCTAGAAGCTTGGAGGAGGTTGCGATGGAGCTCACAGAGCACGGAGGAGCCAAAATGAGCCGGCCGGGAGATGTCGGTCTGAAGAAGAACTTCATAACGGCCAGCAACGGGAGCCTGGTGTCCACGG GTTCTGCGGACTCTGAAATGAGCGAGGAGCAGAAGAGAGAAAAGCTCTCTGATCTCAGGAAGAAGGAACAGCAGATCCAGGAGATCTTGGCCAAGAAAACAAAAGAGCTGAAGAAGATTTGCCTCCGGGAGGCG GAGCTAACTGGCAAGCTGCCCAAGGAGTATCCCCTCTCATCGGGCGAGAGACCACCGCTGGTCAGACGGCGCGTTGGCACCGCTTTCAAGCTGGACGACCTTTTTCCCTACAACGAG gaccccttcctgaggaacctggAGAGCAGGTTTGCTCTTCAACAGAAGATCGTTGAAGCGGCTAAAAAGCTCGCAAATGAGTCAGAACTGTGCAAAACggtgaagaagaagaggaggagaaactgtCTGGACGCCATGCACAAACTCCAGCAGATAGAGGATGAGATGAACCAGTACAGGATAAAAAAGGCGAAAAAGCCCACGCAGCGCGCCTCAGTGATCATCGCAG aTGAACTTGTCCGGTCAGACTGTAGTTCTCTGTCTAGTCTCCCTTTAGACGACG ATGACTCCGACAGCGCAGGTCAAAGGCCGCGGTCACGGTCGGTCCAGGACTCCCCTCAGCTCAGTCCCATGCGAACTCTAGGAGCAGAATATGATGTGGAAAGACACGGTTCTCCATTGGGAAATCAGCACAAGGACCACAGCAG ATTAGCTTATGATGGGCTGGAGGCTagccatacccaccagaacacaaGAGAACCTTCCTCCACCCACAGCAGTCCCTACAAAACCCTTCCTAGACCTCCTAGAGATCCACGCAGCACGCCTCCCACCCCGGCCCTGACCCGCAATGCCTACAGCAGCAGCCAGCTCAG GTTGGAGGGGTCTCCTCGGTGCTTCAGGGCTCGTAGTGGAAGTCTGGAGTCTCAGCCCCATCTGAGGAAAGACACAGACTCTGAGAAGCCTGTTTTTGTCTTGTCACCATCCCATCGCAGTAACAGCACAGAGGTGTTGGAAGACGGCTCCTCCTACACCAGTCAGTCCAGTCTGGAATACTGCGGGGCCGCCAACTCCCACTACAGTACACTCGACTCTCGTACCTCAACCGTGCATCGTCTGCACAGGAAAGTGGACGTGTTCAGTAACACCGGAAGCATGCCCAACTTGGTCCAGCACCACTCGGGAAGTAACTACTCGTGCGAAACCTCATCACATTATGCACCCAGTGCCTACTATGTCACCGGTTACCCGTGCCCAGACATGGAGCCTTATGCGAACGGTGCCTACGTATATGAGAATGACGTTGAAGGCCACTACAATGTCAACCCCACCTACCAAATGAATGGCTATCACGAGCATGACAGATTCAGGCATTACAGCAGTGATGGAGCAGATAGCTTCTCTCAGAATCCCTATGCAACGGTGAGGCCACCACGGACAAGGGAGGGGCCAAGAAACAAGCTCCTAGCCAAAAACATGCAGAAGGCCATGGTGGCAGAGCATCTGAGAGGCTGGTACCACCGAAACAAAGGCCAGAGAGAGGGGGGTAGGGGACTGATGGCCGGATATGACTTCGACAGCGGCTCTCAGCTCAGCCTGGGCTACCAGACCATGCCGGCAGCCTTCAGCCACTCGAGTAGAACAGCGTCTTTTTCCTCAG TGTCATCGGCAGAAAGTACAGGCAACTGGCGCAGTCAGCTGGCCGTTGGTCTGGCAGAGTTCGATACGGCCGATGGACCTCAGTACCTTCACCCCGGAGCTCAAGCATCTCCATACAACCGCAGTCCCGCACACATCAG AGTTTCATCTGAAAACAAAGAGTCTGAAACATTGCCTAGAAAGCCTGAATCAGTAGATGTGGTCAATGCTGAGGCCACTAGCGCAGACCAACCATCAGACTCTGACACTTAA
- the frmd4bb gene encoding FERM domain-containing protein 4B isoform X2 — MTEGRLFQVQLLDDRKLELLVQPKLLSYELLDLVSSHFNLKEKEFFGLAFFDDNGQCKWLQMDRRVLEHDFSKKPGVVSLNFLVRFYVENIAQLKDIITVELFYLNAKSAVYNGVIEVEAENVFRLAANALQEAKGDYTSDENTRADLKKLPTLPTRVLKEHPSLAYCEDRVIEYYKQLKGTSRGQVVVQYLTLVESLPTYGVHYYEVKDKQGIPWWLGISYKGIGQYDLQDKLKPRKLYQWKQLENLYFREKKFAVEVNDPHRRAVTKRTFGQTGLLIHTWYASHSLIKTIWAMAISQHQFYLDRKQSKGKPAQARSLEEVAMELTEHGGAKMSRPGDVGLKKNFITASNGSLVSTGSADSEMSEEQKREKLSDLRKKEQQIQEILAKKTKELKKICLREAELTGKLPKEYPLSSGERPPLVRRRVGTAFKLDDLFPYNEDPFLRNLESRFALQQKIVEAAKKLANESELCKTVKKKRRRNCLDAMHKLQQIEDEMNQYRIKKAKKPTQRASVIIADDSDSAGQRPRSRSVQDSPQLSPMRTLGAEYDVERHGSPLGNQHKDHSRLAYDGLEASHTHQNTREPSSTHSSPYKTLPRPPRDPRSTPPTPALTRNAYSSSQLRLEGSPRCFRARSGSLESQPHLRKDTDSEKPVFVLSPSHRSNSTEVLEDGSSYTSQSSLEYCGAANSHYSTLDSRTSTVHRLHRKVDVFSNTGSMPNLVQHHSGSNYSCETSSHYAPSAYYVTGYPCPDMEPYANGAYVYENDVEGHYNVNPTYQMNGYHEHDRFRHYSSDGADSFSQNPYATVRPPRTREGPRNKLLAKNMQKAMVAEHLRGWYHRNKGQREGGRGLMAGYDFDSGSQLSLGYQTMPAAFSHSSRTASFSSVSSAESTGNWRSQLAVGLAEFDTADGPQYLHPGAQASPYNRSPAHIRVSSENKESETLPRKPESVDVVNAEATSADQPSDSDT; from the exons CGGTCAGTGTAAGTGGTTGCAGATGGACCGCAGAGTTCTTGAACACGACTTTTCGAAGAAGCCTGGAGTCGTTTCCCTGAACTTCTTGGTCAG GTTTTATGTAGAAAACATAGCTCAGCTAAAGGACATCATCACAGTGGAGTTATTCTACTTGAATGCAAAATCAGCCGTCTACAAC GGGGTGATTGAAGTAGAAGCCGAGAACGTCTTCAGATTAGCTGCAAACGCTTTGCAG GAGGCAAAAGGAGACTACACAAG TGATGAAAACACTCGAGCAGATTTGAAGAAGCTTCCAACTCTTCCCACCAGAGTACTCAAGGAGCACCCGTCTCTTGCATACTG CGAGGATCGAGTAATCGAGTATTACAAACAGCTAAAGGGTACCTCCAGAGGACAGGTGGTTGTGCA GTATCTGACCTTAGTGGAGTCCCTTCCAACATATGGCGTCCATTATTACGAGGTTAAG GATAAACAAGGAATCCCGTGGTGGCTCGGGATCAGCTACAAGGGCATCGGCCAGTACGACCTGCAGGACAAGTTAAAACCTCGAAAG CTGTACCAGTGGAAGCAGCTGGAAAACTTGTACTTCCGTGAGAAAAAGTTTGCTGTGGAAGTTAATGATCCACACAG GAGAGCCGTAACCAAGCGAACGTTTGGGCAGACAGGCCTTCTCATCCACACCTGGTATGCCAGCCACTCACTGATCAAGACCATTTGGGCTATGGCCATCAGCCAGCACCAGTTCTACTTGGACAGAAAGCAGAGCAAA GGAAAACCAGCACAAGCTAGAAGCTTGGAGGAGGTTGCGATGGAGCTCACAGAGCACGGAGGAGCCAAAATGAGCCGGCCGGGAGATGTCGGTCTGAAGAAGAACTTCATAACGGCCAGCAACGGGAGCCTGGTGTCCACGG GTTCTGCGGACTCTGAAATGAGCGAGGAGCAGAAGAGAGAAAAGCTCTCTGATCTCAGGAAGAAGGAACAGCAGATCCAGGAGATCTTGGCCAAGAAAACAAAAGAGCTGAAGAAGATTTGCCTCCGGGAGGCG GAGCTAACTGGCAAGCTGCCCAAGGAGTATCCCCTCTCATCGGGCGAGAGACCACCGCTGGTCAGACGGCGCGTTGGCACCGCTTTCAAGCTGGACGACCTTTTTCCCTACAACGAG gaccccttcctgaggaacctggAGAGCAGGTTTGCTCTTCAACAGAAGATCGTTGAAGCGGCTAAAAAGCTCGCAAATGAGTCAGAACTGTGCAAAACggtgaagaagaagaggaggagaaactgtCTGGACGCCATGCACAAACTCCAGCAGATAGAGGATGAGATGAACCAGTACAGGATAAAAAAGGCGAAAAAGCCCACGCAGCGCGCCTCAGTGATCATCGCAG ATGACTCCGACAGCGCAGGTCAAAGGCCGCGGTCACGGTCGGTCCAGGACTCCCCTCAGCTCAGTCCCATGCGAACTCTAGGAGCAGAATATGATGTGGAAAGACACGGTTCTCCATTGGGAAATCAGCACAAGGACCACAGCAG ATTAGCTTATGATGGGCTGGAGGCTagccatacccaccagaacacaaGAGAACCTTCCTCCACCCACAGCAGTCCCTACAAAACCCTTCCTAGACCTCCTAGAGATCCACGCAGCACGCCTCCCACCCCGGCCCTGACCCGCAATGCCTACAGCAGCAGCCAGCTCAG GTTGGAGGGGTCTCCTCGGTGCTTCAGGGCTCGTAGTGGAAGTCTGGAGTCTCAGCCCCATCTGAGGAAAGACACAGACTCTGAGAAGCCTGTTTTTGTCTTGTCACCATCCCATCGCAGTAACAGCACAGAGGTGTTGGAAGACGGCTCCTCCTACACCAGTCAGTCCAGTCTGGAATACTGCGGGGCCGCCAACTCCCACTACAGTACACTCGACTCTCGTACCTCAACCGTGCATCGTCTGCACAGGAAAGTGGACGTGTTCAGTAACACCGGAAGCATGCCCAACTTGGTCCAGCACCACTCGGGAAGTAACTACTCGTGCGAAACCTCATCACATTATGCACCCAGTGCCTACTATGTCACCGGTTACCCGTGCCCAGACATGGAGCCTTATGCGAACGGTGCCTACGTATATGAGAATGACGTTGAAGGCCACTACAATGTCAACCCCACCTACCAAATGAATGGCTATCACGAGCATGACAGATTCAGGCATTACAGCAGTGATGGAGCAGATAGCTTCTCTCAGAATCCCTATGCAACGGTGAGGCCACCACGGACAAGGGAGGGGCCAAGAAACAAGCTCCTAGCCAAAAACATGCAGAAGGCCATGGTGGCAGAGCATCTGAGAGGCTGGTACCACCGAAACAAAGGCCAGAGAGAGGGGGGTAGGGGACTGATGGCCGGATATGACTTCGACAGCGGCTCTCAGCTCAGCCTGGGCTACCAGACCATGCCGGCAGCCTTCAGCCACTCGAGTAGAACAGCGTCTTTTTCCTCAG TGTCATCGGCAGAAAGTACAGGCAACTGGCGCAGTCAGCTGGCCGTTGGTCTGGCAGAGTTCGATACGGCCGATGGACCTCAGTACCTTCACCCCGGAGCTCAAGCATCTCCATACAACCGCAGTCCCGCACACATCAG AGTTTCATCTGAAAACAAAGAGTCTGAAACATTGCCTAGAAAGCCTGAATCAGTAGATGTGGTCAATGCTGAGGCCACTAGCGCAGACCAACCATCAGACTCTGACACTTAA